GATTTCTGTAGTCCATTCTTCCTTTCCTTGAGTTTTGAGGTAAGTTTTCGCCAGTTCAATGGATGGGGGTAAATAGTCCACGGTATCATTCGGCCAAATGCCGAGATCGTGGAAACACCCAGCAATGATTAACTTTTCGCGATCGTCATCTTGGCAATTATGAAAAATAAAGCAGAAATTTAGCACTCGATAGACATGGTTTTTATATGACTCGTATTGACTGCCGATCGCCGATTTCCATTCTCCAAGAATGGATTCTAATAAAGGAATATGGGTTTCAATGGTCATGGATGCACTAAAAATTTTTCATAGCTCGTTGAATTTGCCGTTGATCGTCACGGCGTTTAATATCTTCGCGCTTGTCATGGAGTTTTTTGCCTCGTCCTAAGCCGACTGCCACTTTCACCCATCCGTTTTTTAAATAGAGTTTCAGGGGGATTAAGGTTAAACCTTTCTGTTCCACTTTACCAATGAGTTTGCGGATTTCGTCTTTGTGTAACAATAACCGGCGCGTGCGTAAGGGGTCATGATTAAAGTAATTCCCCGTGGTTTTATGGGGGGAAATATGCACATTCAATAAGACGGCTTCTTCGTTACGAATTAACACATAGCCATCTCGCAGATTAGCCCGTCCTTCGCGAATCGATTTGACTTCGGTTCCCCGCAGTTCAACCCCAGCTTCATAGGTTTCTAGGATTTCATATAAGTATCGCGCTTTTCGGTTATCACTTAAAATTTTATGTCCACTGCCGGTTTTAGCCATGGTTTTTCCTCAATTACTATTTTCCTACAAGATTTTGCCCTCTCCCTAAATCCCTCTCCCAAGGGAGAGGGACTTTTGTTTTCTCCCCTTCTCCCTTCGACTTCGCTCCCTTCGGCTACGCTCCCTTCGACTTCGCTCAGGACAGCGCCTGCGGGAGAAGGGGTTGGGGGATGAGGGGGAATCGTTGACAACTCATTTAGGTTTGCTATATCTTCTCTTCATTCAACGACAATACACCATTCATAGAGATCGTAAGTAACACAATGATTAAGGATTAAGGGATCTTGGTTGACGATCGCCTCGGCTTCTTCCCAAGATGGGGCTTCAAATATTAACATGCCACCGCCTCGTCTGTTCCAATACCCACTCCGTGCTTTATGTCCTTTATCTACTAGGCCTTGCACATAGGCTTTATGGGCAGGAACATATTGATCGAAGGTGGCTTTATCAACAATTCCGGATTCGATTTTGGCAAACCAAGGCATGATCGAAGAAGGGTTATGATTTGGGTAATTTTTTTATTCTAGCGATGAATAGGACAATACAGCGTTTTTTTGTGGCCCTTGTGGTTCCGTCTGGGCTTCAGGAACAGGTGGAGCAGATCAAGCAGGAGTTTGGCGATCGCTACCAGAGTCGTAAGGCGTTTAATGCTCCTGCCCATATTACCCTGCAACCGCCCTTTGAGTGGGAACCCGATAATATCCAACAGGTGGAAGAGTCCTTAGCGGAGTTTGTGGGATATCATTCCCCCATCCCCATCCAACTTGACGGGTTCGCGGCCTTTCCTCCCAGAGTCATTTACGTTCATGTAGTCAAAACGCCTGAACTGATGGCCCTACAACCGGCTTTGATCGAGCATCTGCAAACCACCCTCCCAGAAATTCAGCGCCCCCACCATCGAGCCTTTACCCCCCATGTTACGGTTGCCTTTCGGGACTTAACCCCCAAAAACTTTCGCCTGGCCTGGCCCCAGTTTGAGCATCGCCCTTTCCAGGGAACCTTCACAGCTTCTAGTCTGACGCTCCTACACCATAACGGCCAACGCTGGCAGTCCTGTGCTGAGTTTCCC
This sequence is a window from Roseofilum capinflatum BLCC-M114. Protein-coding genes within it:
- a CDS encoding HD domain-containing protein translates to MTIETHIPLLESILGEWKSAIGSQYESYKNHVYRVLNFCFIFHNCQDDDREKLIIAGCFHDLGIWPNDTVDYLPPSIELAKTYLKTQGKEEWTTEITMMIDLHHKFTSVRNCEYPLVEVFRKGDWVDVSQGWRSFGLHRIYIQEVLKTFPNLGFHANLLRLSQAEFKKNPFNPLPMMKW
- the smpB gene encoding SsrA-binding protein SmpB — translated: MAKTGSGHKILSDNRKARYLYEILETYEAGVELRGTEVKSIREGRANLRDGYVLIRNEEAVLLNVHISPHKTTGNYFNHDPLRTRRLLLHKDEIRKLIGKVEQKGLTLIPLKLYLKNGWVKVAVGLGRGKKLHDKREDIKRRDDQRQIQRAMKNF
- a CDS encoding YciI family protein — encoded protein: MPWFAKIESGIVDKATFDQYVPAHKAYVQGLVDKGHKARSGYWNRRGGGMLIFEAPSWEEAEAIVNQDPLILNHCVTYDLYEWCIVVE
- a CDS encoding 2'-5' RNA ligase family protein; the protein is MNRTIQRFFVALVVPSGLQEQVEQIKQEFGDRYQSRKAFNAPAHITLQPPFEWEPDNIQQVEESLAEFVGYHSPIPIQLDGFAAFPPRVIYVHVVKTPELMALQPALIEHLQTTLPEIQRPHHRAFTPHVTVAFRDLTPKNFRLAWPQFEHRPFQGTFTASSLTLLHHNGQRWQSCAEFPFTAKL